In the Hordeum vulgare subsp. vulgare chromosome 7H, MorexV3_pseudomolecules_assembly, whole genome shotgun sequence genome, one interval contains:
- the LOC123411877 gene encoding auxin-induced in root cultures protein 12-like: MASTMPRHIALLLLLLLVASTRAASAAGAGACAAEKFPAGKTYAKCEDLPQLGAALHWTYDESKSSLSLAFVAAPAGANGWVAWALNPTGEGMAGAQALVALKGSGAAAPTVRTYNITGYVPLGKASTPIAFPATDLAADSGSAGKIRLYGKLQLHSGMKAVNHIWQVGTSVTAGAPDKHAFAPGNLASKSKLVLSGKAASATSPSPSPAPMAGGPSGSDAGAAATTAPSAGKSPSAAAAAGVSAPALLVLALMGLLAVV, translated from the coding sequence ATGGCCTCCACGATGCCGCGCCACATCGCGCTGCTGTTGCTCCTGCTCCTCGTGGCGTCCACGCGCGCGGCGTCCGCGGCCGGCGCCGGCGCGTGCGCGGCCGAGAAGTTCCCGGCGGGGAAGACGTACGCCAAGTGCGAGGACCTCCCGCAGCTGGGGGCCGCGCTGCACTGGACCTACGACGAGTCCAAGTCGTCCCTCTCGCTGGCGTTCGTGGCCGCGCCGGCGGGGGCCAACGGGTGGGTGGCCTGGGCGCTCAACCCCACGGGCGAGGGCATGGCCGGCGCGCAGGCGCTCGTGGCGCTCAAGGGCTCCGGCGCCGCCGCGCCCACCGTCAGGACGTACAACATCACCGGCTACGTGCCGCTCGGCAAGGCCTCCACGCCCATCGCGTTCCCGGCCACCGACCTCGCCGCCGACTCCGGCAGCGCCGGCAAGATCCGGCTCTACGGCAAGCTGCAGCTGCACAGCGGCATGAAGGCCGTCAACCATATATGGCAGGTCGGCACCTCCGTCACCGCCGGGGCCCCCGACAAGCACGCTTTCGCCCCCGGCAACCTCGCCTCCAAGTCCAAGCTCGTCCTCTCGGGCAAAGCGGCTTCCGCGACCTCGCCTTCGCCGTCGCCCGCCCCCATGGCCGGTGGCCCGTCCGGAAGCGACGCCGGCGCGGCGGCGACCACGGCGCCTTCTGCCGGCAAGTCCCCGtcggccgcggccgcggccggcGTGTCGGCGCCGGCACTCCTTGTGCTCGCGTTGATGGGCCTCCTCGCGGtagtatga